From Coffea arabica cultivar ET-39 chromosome 9c, Coffea Arabica ET-39 HiFi, whole genome shotgun sequence, one genomic window encodes:
- the LOC113708278 gene encoding uncharacterized protein, producing MPQHQISEQLLIQYFYEGLQSTDRSIIDAASGGALANKTPREAWELIEAMAENSQQFGFRESNPTRRVNEVETSSIQQQLSELTSAVRQLAMRDTPRAKVCGICTSMDHCTDTCPILQEYGAEQEIRSLAANTAQLQQDTKADKKDQETRISQLATAINRLESHVYGKLPSQPEVNPKNISAMTLRSGKELEGPKVKNSKSKSEEEIEREIEEEGRVREDSKVTSTSPLTTNSNLPLFPCRLEKTKKVEKEKELLDVFRKMEINIPLLDAIKQILKYAKFLKDLCTHKRKLRGDERVAVGENVSAILQRKLPPKCGGPGMFTIPCKIGGTPISKSMLDLGASINVMPKIIYASLNFGPLKGTGIIIQLADRTNAYPEGLVEDILVQVNELVFPADFYVLDMGDEKALNPSPILLRRPFLSTVRTKIDMNEGTLSMEFDGEIVNFNIFDAMKYPDETNSVFALSIIESLVQDTFELNGGDALEVALAKHLELGATLDVEISDELYHAVEALRSLPPLSPRYELTSLFVPETQAKLLPSIVQAPELELKPLPKHLKYAFLGYKETLPVIISAHLSPRQEDNLIRLLRDHKEAIGWSIADIKGISPSLCMHRIRLEEEAKPVRQAQRRLNPLMMEVVKKEILKLLEVGIIFAISDSP from the exons ATGCCACAGCATCAGATTAGTGAACAACTGTTGATCCAGTACTTCTATGAGGGGCTCCAGTCAACTGACAGGAGTATTATTGACGCTGCGAGTGGAGGAGCCCTGGCGAACAAGACACCGAGGGAAGCGTGGGAGCTTATTGAAGCCATGGCAGAGAACTCTCAGCAGTTCGGCTTCCGTGAGAGCAATCCTACCCGTAGAGTCAATGAGGTAGAGACGTCATCCATCCAACAGCAACTGTCAGAGTTGACGTCTGCTGTCAGGCAATTGGCCATGAGAGACACGCCGCGGGCGAAAGTATGTGGAATCTGCACGAGTATGGACCACTGTACGGATACGTGCCCCATTCTGCAAGAGTACGGGGCAGAACAG GAGATCAGATCCTTGGCAGCAAATACCGCGCAGCTCCAACAGGACACCAAAGCGGACAAGAAGGACCAAGAAACTCGAATAAGCCAACTGGCAACTGCCATTAACCGCTTGGAGTCCCACGTTTATGGAAAACTGCCATCGCAACCCGAGGTAAATCCTAAGAATATAAGTGCCATGACGCTGAGGAGTGGCAAGGAACTGGAAGGGCCTAaagtgaaaaattcaaaaagcaaaagtgaggAGGAGATAGAAAGGGAAATTGAGGAGGAAGGACGTGTTCGTGAGGATTCTAAGGTAACCTCCACCTCTCCACTCACTACTAACTCTAACTTACCCCTTTTTCCTTGCAGGTTGGAAAAGACAAAGAAggtagagaaggaaaaagagctcTTGGATGTGTTTCGAAAAATGGAGATCAACATTCCCCTGTTGGATGCAATCAAACAGATACTGAAATATGCCAAGTTTTTAAAAGATTTGTGCACCCACAAAAGGAAGCTAAGGGGGGACGAAAGAGTAGCGGTGGGAGAAAACGTGTCAGCTATACTCCAAAGGAAACTCCCACCGAAATGTGGAGGCCCAGGTATGTTCACCATTCCCTGCAAGATAGGAGGTACCCCAATTAGCAAATCAATGTTGGATTTGGGGGCGTCAATTAATGTTATGCCTAAGATAATCTATGCTTCTCTTAATTTTGGTCCATTAAAAGGCACAGGCATTATAATCCAACTTGCAGACCGTACCAATGCTTATCCAGAGGGGTTAGTTGAAGATATTTTGGTACAGGTCAATGAGTTAGTTTTTCCTGCAGATTTCTATGTCTTAGATATGGGAGATGAAAAGGCATTAAATCCATCACCTATTTTGCTACGTAGACCATTTTTAAGCACTGTTAGGACAAAAATAGATATGAATGAGGGTACTTTGTCGATGGAGTTTGATGgtgaaattgtaaatttcaaTATCTTTGATGCGATGAAATACCCAGATGAGACTAACTCTGTTTTTGCTTTGAGCATTATTGAATCTCTTGTACAGGACACATTTGAATTAAATGGGGGCGATGCACTGGAAGTGGCATTGGCCAAACATCTTGAGTTGGGAGCAACTCTTGATGTAGAAATAAGTGATGAGCTATACCATGCAGTTGAAGCACTGCGTTCGCTCCCACCACTCTCCCCAAGGTATGAGCTCACTTCTCTCTTTGTACCAGAAACTCAGGCAAAATTGTTGCCTTCTATTGTGCAGGCGCCTGAATTGGAACTCAAGCCCCTCCCAAAGCATTTGAAGTATGCTTTTCTCGGGTACAAGGAGACACTGCCAGTTATCATATCTGCACACCTGTCACCAAGGCAAGAAGACAACCTAATTCGTCTTCTTCGAGATCATAAGGAGGCAATTGGGTGGAGCATAGCAGACATCAAGGGAATTAGCCCCTCTTTATGCATGCATCGGATCCGTCTTGAGGAGGAGGCAAAACCAGTCAGGCAGGCGCAACGGAGATTGAACCCACTGATGATGGAAGTAGTAAAGAAGGAAATACTTAAACTCCTGGAAGTGGGGATCATCTTCGCCATCTCAGACAGTCCATGA